The following proteins come from a genomic window of Acinonyx jubatus isolate Ajub_Pintada_27869175 chromosome C1, VMU_Ajub_asm_v1.0, whole genome shotgun sequence:
- the PSMB4 gene encoding proteasome subunit beta type-4, which translates to MEAFLESRSSLWAGVPAPGQFYRIPSTPGASVDPASTPYGGPMTRTQNPMVTGTSVLGVKFEGGVVIAADMLGSYGSLARFRNISRIMRVNDSTMLGASGDYADFQYLKQVLGQMVIDEELLGDGHSYSPRAIHSWLTRAMYSRRSKMNPLWNTMVIGGYADGESFLGYVDMLGVAYEAPSLATGYGAYLAQPLLREVLEKQPVLSQTEARELVERCMRVLYYRDARSYNRFQIATVTEKGVEIEGPLSAETNWEIAHMISGFE; encoded by the exons ATGGAAGCGTTCTTGGAGTCGCGGTCCAGTCTTTGGGCCGGGGTTCCGGCCCCGGGGCAGTTTTACCGCATCCCGTCCACTCCTGGTGCCTCGGTGGATCCGGCATCCACTCCCTACGGGGGTCCAATGACGCGCACGCA gAACCCCATGGTGACCGGGACCTCGGTCCTCGGCGTTAAGTTTGAGGGCGGAGTGGTGATCGCAGCAGACATGCTGGGCTCCTATGGCTCCTTGGCTCGTTTCCGCAACATCTCTCGCATTATGAGAGTCAACGACAGCACCATGCTGGGTGCTTCCGGAGACTATGCTGATTTCCAATATTTGAAGCAAGTTCTCGGCCAGATGGT GATTGATGAGGAGCTGTTGGGAGATGGACACAGCTATAGTCCCAGAGCTATTCATTCCTGGCTGACCAGAGCCATGTACAGCCGCCGCTCCAAGATGAACCCCCTGTGGAACACCATGGTCATCGGAGGCTATGCTGATGGAGAGAG CTTCCTCGGTTATGTGGACATGCTTGGTGTAGCGTATGAAGCCCCTTCGCTGGCCACTGGTTATGGTGCATACTTGGCTCAG CCTCTGCTGCGAGAAGTTCTGGAGAAGCAGCCAGTGCTGAGCCAGACCGAGGCCCGAGAGCTGGTGGAACGCTGCATGCGTGTGCTGTACTATCGAGATGCCCGTTCCTATAACCGG TTTCAAATTGCCACCGTCACCGAAAAAGGTGTTGAAATAGAGGGGCCACTGTCTGCAGAGACCAACTGGGAGATTGCTCACATGATCAG tggctttgaatga